A genomic region of Oncorhynchus mykiss isolate Arlee chromosome 2, USDA_OmykA_1.1, whole genome shotgun sequence contains the following coding sequences:
- the LOC110487821 gene encoding uncharacterized protein LOC110487821: protein MEVVMEYPGVKVETVEEEHLEDLIIIKEGDVERVVEGGTEPITGKSNDEDSSEEEDATARHGQIGKANTESGDGDKRKKDNQINQAKGETGTEEGVEHIKGMDELVMDRQKMECKKEGMVMVDITEKYKTTEHDLKTDKPSQGLQVGTNIHLPSDQLPKDTLSPEHAQKQAQRLTPYFPDALYDLVFTLQEGRRLNDQRCSFRGRRRCHSEPNTYIPAHRAHRVHFSSMTSLQKDEFFDLLATSQGRRLDDQRAELHDTPPPKPKANKKRSSVKDTKPKKSAPIAVQNEDLYNMILMSQAQGRLEEQRSAAPGPMDDEDFFSLLLSVQGGRMEDQRTELPGILGT, encoded by the exons ATGGAGGTTGTCATGGAATACCCAGGGGTCAAAGTTGAAACAGTTGAAGAGGAGCATTTGGAGGATCTAATCATTATTAAGGAGGGGGATGTTGAGAGAGTTGTTGAGGGAGGGACAGAGCCAATAACAGGCAAGAGCAACGATGAAGACTCCAGTGAGGAAGAGGATGCCACTGCCAGACATGGACAGATTGGAAAAGCCAACACTGAAAGTGGAGATGGAGACAAAAGAAAAAAGGATAACCAAATAAATCAAGCAAAAggagagactgggacagaggaggGGGTTGAGCACATTAAAGGGATGGATGAATTGGTAATGGATAGACAGAAAATGGAATGCAAGAAAGAGGGGATGGTGATGGTGGATATAacagaaaaatacaaaacaacagaacatGATTTGAAGACGGACAAACCATCACAAGGATTACAAGTTGGCACAAATATACATCTTCCCTCTGACCAGTTGCCCAAAGATACGCTGAGCCCAGAGCATGcccaaaaacag GCTCAACGGTTAACCCCTTACTTCCCAGACGCTCTGTATGACCTGGTCTTTACTCTGCAAGAAGGAAGACGACTCAATGACCAGCGGTGCTCGttcagagggaggagaaggtgccATTCTGAACCCAACACCTACATTCCGGCCCACAGAGCCCACAGAG TGCATTTCTCCTCAATGACCTCGCTGCAGAAAGATGAGTTCTTTGACTTGCTGGCTACCTCCCAAGGCCGTCGGCTTGATGACCAGCGGGCGGAACTACATGACACCCCACCCCCTAAGCCGAAAGCCAATAAGAAGAGGAGCAGCGTAAAAGATACAAAGCCCAAAAAGTCTGCTCCAATTGCAGTGCAGAACGAGGACTTGTACAATATGATTCTCATGTCGCAG GCCCAGGGTAGGCTGGAGGAGCAGCGCAGTGCGGCCCCGGGCCCTATGGATGATGAAGACTTCTTTTCCTTACTGCTGAGTGTCCAGGGAGGACGCATGGAGGACCAGAGGACTGAGCTGCCTGGGATTCTGGGAACCTGA
- the LOC110487856 gene encoding pre-B-cell leukemia transcription factor 1, protein MLQQQPLTGNGPSNGRGLGLSSHPGMHPLNSVHPSSHHRSDGDTGHEGAENGHESRRDIGDILQQIMTITDQSLDEAQAKKHALNCHRMKPALFSVLCEIKEKTGLSMRNAQEEESQDPQLVRLDNMLLAEGVAGPEKGGGAAAAVSAATSSGGMSPDSSLEHSDYKSKLSQIRNIYHTEMEKYDQACSEFTTHVMNLLREQSRTRPVSPREIERMVAIIHRKFSSIQTQLKQSTCEAVMILRSRFLDARRKRRNFSKQATEVLNEYFYSHLANPYPSEEAKEELAKQCSITVSQVCNWFGNKRIRYKKNIGKFQEEANIYAMKTAIVATQSEDSPHTPNSTGSGGFSLTGPDLFLGVPPMNGEQPVYMGAQTNGNWQGQNTPPSATSPGNDHSEESD, encoded by the exons ATGTTGCAGCAGCAGCCTCTCACTGGCAACGGGCCCTCTAACGGCCGGGGCCTTGGCCTGAGCTCTCACCCCGGTATGCACCCTCTAAACTCGGTTCATCCATCTTCCCACCACCGCTCCGACGGAGACACGGGCCACGAAGGCGCAGAAAATGGACATGAAAGCCGCAGAGACATTGGCGACATATTGCAGCAAATCATGACCATCACCGACCAAAGTTTGGACGAAGCACAAGCAAA AAAACACGCATTGAATTGCCATCGAATGAAACCAGCTTTGTTCAGCGTCTTATGTGAGATCAAAGAGAAAACAG GCCTATCAATGCGAAATGCTCAGGAGGAAGAATCACAGGACCCACAGCTGGTGCGATTGGATAACATGCTGCTGGCGGAGGGTGTGGCTGGGCCGGAGAAAGGTGGCGGGGCGGCAGCGGCGGTGTCCGCAGCCACCAGCTCTGGAGGCATGTCTCCAGACAGCTCACTGGAACACTCAGACTACAAAAGCAAGTTGAGCCAGATTCGCAACATCTATCACACTGAGATGGAGAAATATGACCAG GCCTGTAGTGAGTTCACTACCCACGTGATGAACCTGCTGAGGGAGCAGTCACGTACGCGGCCGGTGTCACCGAGGGAGATTGAGCGCATGGTGGCCATCATCCACCGCAAGTTCAGCTCCATCCAGACACAACTCAAGCAGAGCACCTGCGAGGCCGTCATGATCCTGAGGTCCCGCTTCCTCGACGCCAG GCGTAAGAGACGAAACTTCAGCAAGCAGGCGACGGAAGTCCTGAATGAGTATTTCTACTCCCATCTCGCCAACCCTTACCCCAGTGAAGAGGCCAAAGAAGAACTAGCCAAACAGTGTAGCATCACTGTCTCTCAG GTGTGCAACTGGTTTGGAAACAAGAGAATCCGCTACAAGAAGAACATTGGGAAGTTCCAAGAGGAGGCCAACATCTATGCCATGAAGACGGCCATCGTGGCGACACAGAGCGAGGACTCTCCACACACGCCCAACTCAACAG GATCGGGGGGCTTCTCACTCACTGGACCAGACCTTTTCCTGGGTGTTCCACCAATGAATGGAGAGCAGCCTGTCTACATGGGAGCACAA ACTAATGGGAACTGGCAAGGGCAAAACACACCCCCCTCTGCCACTTCCCCAGGAAACGACCACTCAGAGGAGTCTGACTGA
- the LOC110487833 gene encoding neurogenic locus notch homolog protein 3 isoform X1 produces MMLVMWTAVLLGLSRCCQVAAASPGGDPWAQCPSRQCEAKFRDGSCDKECTEPECLRDGFDCLRDKGRCNSGHIHYCRDHYSNSYCDQGCESAACGWDGSDCHRHHSPLWAKGTLLLHTHVPLQHGTFSNSSLLWALSTLLQTPLKLRGTVPLDPSKDLFTFNPQQLENLLAQASSDDSNGSLLFLQVDNRPCSRLPSTCFPYAIEAANFLRAATSSTRVSVPSHPELKAIISVRGVGEEIGGREEDPVEEKEDTNDGVTPPWIWAVIGVATGLVLALVLIVVLVIRRVRRRRAEREGGGERVRHRSTVTENDSGANVAKAWAQHTPHREQRGRTGREKGRNGIKKKKAKEAEKKRRREPLGEDALRLRPLKKDLDIGSDTDFTQSSMEDINRSICDHRTQEQKHYRSPPSHPQSPIQAPLLAPPRGWERNAVPSTHHRTPNQSASVQWCGPDGSVVLIRAVRSGLDRVVLELLRAGVPVNNTDHTGRSALHWACSVNHLSLTRTLTRYGAAVDLQDNKGETALFLSALHGCYDTARFLLLNGANQDLSDRRGRRALDVAREGMHHQVLELLLAHRVQRGPIPMEQANDMLWDEHAFLYSQWVNSPGLPGRSASFSGVIGHRDMSSSPPSDLSMGRAQCPSPQNWRPQLNQSATALVTPRIMGRPPRPISTLQEVTSEDEDRERPQEVPRAATPHFLLPQPAPRQRSFSCTQNALQRRSSSQQPEPNYVALSEKIATEPIERVIVVPPTDAPTQSDRRSIVDSSDNPRRAAPEIEAASFKKAEQKARSEKLNNHMPDSNQTAL; encoded by the exons ATGATGCTGGTGATGTGGACGGCTGTTCTGTTGGGTTTGAGCAGGTGCTGTCAAG TAGCAGCAGCGTCTCCTGGTGGTGACCCCTGGGCCCAGTGTCCGTCCAGACAGTGTGAGGCCAAGTTTAGAGATGGGTCATGTGATAAAGAGTGCACCGAGCCCGAGTGTCTGAGAGACGGGTTCGACTGTCTGAGGGACAAAGGACGCTGCAA TTCAGGTCACATCCACTACTGCCGAGACCACTATTCCAACTCTTACTGTGACCAGGGCTGTGAAAGTGCCGCCTGTGGCTGGGATGGGAGTGACTGTCACAGGCACCACAGCCCTCTGTGGGCTAAGGGTACCCTGCTCCTGCACACCCACGTCCCCCTGCAACACGGCACATTTTCCAACAGTTCCCTTCTCTGGGCCCTCAGCACCCTCCTGCAGACACCCCTCAAACTGCGCGGCACGGTGCCCCTTGACCCCAGCAAGGACCTCTTCACCTTTAATCCCCAGCAGCTCGAAAACCTGCTGGCTCAAGCTTCTTCTGATGACTCAAACGG TTCACTCCTATTCCTGCAAGTGGATAACAGGCCGTGCTCCCGTCTTCCTTCTACCTGTTTCCCGTACGCCATCGAAGCAGCTAACTTCCTGCGGGCTGCTACGTCATCGACTCGTGTGTCGGTCCCCTCTCACCCAGAATTAAAGGCCATTATTAGTGTAAGAGGGGTTGGGGAGgaaataggagggagagaggaggacccAGTTGAGGAAAAGGAGGACACTAATGATG GAGTAACACCTCCATGGATATGGGCTGTGATCGGCGTGGCAACGGGCCTGGTACTGGCTTTGGTCTTgattgttgtcttggtgatcagaAGGGTGAGACGACGACgagcggagagggagggaggaggagagagggttaggcaCAGATCCACTGTCACTGAGAATGACAGCGGAGCCAACGTGGCCAAGGCATGGGCACAGCACACACCCCACCGAGAGCAGAGGggcaggacagggagagagaaaggcaggaaTGGGATAAAGAAGAAGAAAGCGAAGGAGGCTGAGAAGAAAAGACGCAGAGAGCCACTGGGGGAGGATGCCCTTCGACTGCG GCCCCTGAAAAAGGACCTGGATATTGGAAGTGACACTGACTTTACCCAGAGTTCTATGGAGGACATCAACAGGTCCATCTGTGACCACCGAACGCAAGAGCAGAAGCACTACCGCAGCCCCCCGAGCCACCCACAATCACCCATACAAG CTCCACTTTTAGCCCCCCCAAGAGGATGGGAGAGAAATGCTGTCCCGTCGACACATCACAGAACACCCAATCAA TCTGCTTCGGTTCAATGGTGTGGTCCAGATGGGTCAGTGGTCCTGATTCGTGCGGTCCGGAGTGGGCTTGACCGTGTGGTTCTGGAGCTGCTACGAGCTGGGGTGCCGGTCAACAACACAGACCACACTG GGAGATCAGCCCTCCACTGGGCATGCTCAGTTAACCACCTCTCCTTGACAAGAACCCTCACTCGCTACGGTGCTGCGGTGGAcctacaggacaacaag GGTGAGACTGCTCTGTTCCTCTCCGCCCTTCACGGTTGCTACGACACCGCCCGGTTCCTGCTCCTGAACGGGGCAAATCAGGATCTGTCTGATCGCAGAGGACGCCGGGCACTGGATGTTGCCCGAGAGGGCATGCATCATCAAGTCCTGGAGCTCCTATTAGCTCACAGGGTTCAGAGAGGGCCTATTCCTATGGAGCAAGCCAATGATATGCTGTGGGATGAGCATGCCTTTCTGTATAGCCAATGGGTGAATTCCCCTGGGCTCCCTGGGAGAAGTGCCTCCTTCTCTGGTGTCATAGGGCATCGGGATATGTCTTCGTCTCCACCAAG TGATTTATCAATGGGCAGAGCGCAGTGCCCTTCCCCTCAGAACTGGCGGCCACAGCTCAACCAATCAGCAACCGCATTGGTTACCCCAAGAATCATGGGGCGTCCACCAAGACCAATCAGCACTCTACAGGAGGTTACCTCAGAGGACGAAGATCGTGAAAGGCCCCAGGAAGTCCCGAGAGCAGCGACACCGCACTTCCTGTTACCCCAGCCTGCTCCTCGACAGCGGTCCTTCTCCTGTACCCAGAATGCTCTGCAGCGTCGCTCCAGTTCACAGCAGCCCGAACCGAATTATGTTGCCTTATCAGAGAAAATAGCCACTGAGCCCATAGAAAGAGTGATCGTAGTCCCTCCTACAGATGCTCCCACCCAATCAGATCGCAGATCAATAGTCGATAGTAGCGACAACCCCAGGAGGGCAGCGCCAGAGATTGAGGCAGCAAGTTTTAAAAAGGCAGAACAGAAAGCCCGAAGTGAGAAGCTAAATAACCACATGCCTGACTCTAACCAAACAGCTTTGTAA
- the LOC110487833 gene encoding neurogenic locus notch homolog protein 3 isoform X3, whose protein sequence is MMLVMWTAVLLGLSRCCQVAAASPGGDPWAQCPSRQCEAKFRDGSCDKECTEPECLRDGFDCLRDKGRCNSGHIHYCRDHYSNSYCDQGCESAACGWDGSDCHRHHSPLWAKGTLLLHTHVPLQHGTFSNSSLLWALSTLLQTPLKLRGTVPLDPSKDLFTFNPQQLENLLAQASSDDSNGSLLFLQVDNRPCSRLPSTCFPYAIEAANFLRAATSSTRVSVPSHPELKAIISVRGVGEEIGGREEDPVEEKEDTNDGVTPPWIWAVIGVATGLVLALVLIVVLVIRRVRRRRAEREGGGERVRHRSTVTENDSGANVAKAWAQHTPHREQRGRTGREKGRNGIKKKKAKEAEKKRRREPLGEDALRLRPLKKDLDIGSDTDFTQSSMEDINRSICDHRTQEQKHYRSPPSHPQSPIQAPPRGWERNAVPSTHHRTPNQSASVQWCGPDGSVVLIRAVRSGLDRVVLELLRAGVPVNNTDHTGRSALHWACSVNHLSLTRTLTRYGAAVDLQDNKGETALFLSALHGCYDTARFLLLNGANQDLSDRRGRRALDVAREGMHHQVLELLLAHRVQRGPIPMEQANDMLWDEHAFLYSQWVNSPGLPGRSASFSGVIGHRDMSSSPPSDLSMGRAQCPSPQNWRPQLNQSATALVTPRIMGRPPRPISTLQEVTSEDEDRERPQEVPRAATPHFLLPQPAPRQRSFSCTQNALQRRSSSQQPEPNYVALSEKIATEPIERVIVVPPTDAPTQSDRRSIVDSSDNPRRAAPEIEAASFKKAEQKARSEKLNNHMPDSNQTAL, encoded by the exons ATGATGCTGGTGATGTGGACGGCTGTTCTGTTGGGTTTGAGCAGGTGCTGTCAAG TAGCAGCAGCGTCTCCTGGTGGTGACCCCTGGGCCCAGTGTCCGTCCAGACAGTGTGAGGCCAAGTTTAGAGATGGGTCATGTGATAAAGAGTGCACCGAGCCCGAGTGTCTGAGAGACGGGTTCGACTGTCTGAGGGACAAAGGACGCTGCAA TTCAGGTCACATCCACTACTGCCGAGACCACTATTCCAACTCTTACTGTGACCAGGGCTGTGAAAGTGCCGCCTGTGGCTGGGATGGGAGTGACTGTCACAGGCACCACAGCCCTCTGTGGGCTAAGGGTACCCTGCTCCTGCACACCCACGTCCCCCTGCAACACGGCACATTTTCCAACAGTTCCCTTCTCTGGGCCCTCAGCACCCTCCTGCAGACACCCCTCAAACTGCGCGGCACGGTGCCCCTTGACCCCAGCAAGGACCTCTTCACCTTTAATCCCCAGCAGCTCGAAAACCTGCTGGCTCAAGCTTCTTCTGATGACTCAAACGG TTCACTCCTATTCCTGCAAGTGGATAACAGGCCGTGCTCCCGTCTTCCTTCTACCTGTTTCCCGTACGCCATCGAAGCAGCTAACTTCCTGCGGGCTGCTACGTCATCGACTCGTGTGTCGGTCCCCTCTCACCCAGAATTAAAGGCCATTATTAGTGTAAGAGGGGTTGGGGAGgaaataggagggagagaggaggacccAGTTGAGGAAAAGGAGGACACTAATGATG GAGTAACACCTCCATGGATATGGGCTGTGATCGGCGTGGCAACGGGCCTGGTACTGGCTTTGGTCTTgattgttgtcttggtgatcagaAGGGTGAGACGACGACgagcggagagggagggaggaggagagagggttaggcaCAGATCCACTGTCACTGAGAATGACAGCGGAGCCAACGTGGCCAAGGCATGGGCACAGCACACACCCCACCGAGAGCAGAGGggcaggacagggagagagaaaggcaggaaTGGGATAAAGAAGAAGAAAGCGAAGGAGGCTGAGAAGAAAAGACGCAGAGAGCCACTGGGGGAGGATGCCCTTCGACTGCG GCCCCTGAAAAAGGACCTGGATATTGGAAGTGACACTGACTTTACCCAGAGTTCTATGGAGGACATCAACAGGTCCATCTGTGACCACCGAACGCAAGAGCAGAAGCACTACCGCAGCCCCCCGAGCCACCCACAATCACCCATACAAG CCCCCCCAAGAGGATGGGAGAGAAATGCTGTCCCGTCGACACATCACAGAACACCCAATCAA TCTGCTTCGGTTCAATGGTGTGGTCCAGATGGGTCAGTGGTCCTGATTCGTGCGGTCCGGAGTGGGCTTGACCGTGTGGTTCTGGAGCTGCTACGAGCTGGGGTGCCGGTCAACAACACAGACCACACTG GGAGATCAGCCCTCCACTGGGCATGCTCAGTTAACCACCTCTCCTTGACAAGAACCCTCACTCGCTACGGTGCTGCGGTGGAcctacaggacaacaag GGTGAGACTGCTCTGTTCCTCTCCGCCCTTCACGGTTGCTACGACACCGCCCGGTTCCTGCTCCTGAACGGGGCAAATCAGGATCTGTCTGATCGCAGAGGACGCCGGGCACTGGATGTTGCCCGAGAGGGCATGCATCATCAAGTCCTGGAGCTCCTATTAGCTCACAGGGTTCAGAGAGGGCCTATTCCTATGGAGCAAGCCAATGATATGCTGTGGGATGAGCATGCCTTTCTGTATAGCCAATGGGTGAATTCCCCTGGGCTCCCTGGGAGAAGTGCCTCCTTCTCTGGTGTCATAGGGCATCGGGATATGTCTTCGTCTCCACCAAG TGATTTATCAATGGGCAGAGCGCAGTGCCCTTCCCCTCAGAACTGGCGGCCACAGCTCAACCAATCAGCAACCGCATTGGTTACCCCAAGAATCATGGGGCGTCCACCAAGACCAATCAGCACTCTACAGGAGGTTACCTCAGAGGACGAAGATCGTGAAAGGCCCCAGGAAGTCCCGAGAGCAGCGACACCGCACTTCCTGTTACCCCAGCCTGCTCCTCGACAGCGGTCCTTCTCCTGTACCCAGAATGCTCTGCAGCGTCGCTCCAGTTCACAGCAGCCCGAACCGAATTATGTTGCCTTATCAGAGAAAATAGCCACTGAGCCCATAGAAAGAGTGATCGTAGTCCCTCCTACAGATGCTCCCACCCAATCAGATCGCAGATCAATAGTCGATAGTAGCGACAACCCCAGGAGGGCAGCGCCAGAGATTGAGGCAGCAAGTTTTAAAAAGGCAGAACAGAAAGCCCGAAGTGAGAAGCTAAATAACCACATGCCTGACTCTAACCAAACAGCTTTGTAA
- the LOC110487833 gene encoding neurogenic locus notch homolog protein 3 isoform X2 — MMLVMWTAVLLGLSRCCQAAASPGGDPWAQCPSRQCEAKFRDGSCDKECTEPECLRDGFDCLRDKGRCNSGHIHYCRDHYSNSYCDQGCESAACGWDGSDCHRHHSPLWAKGTLLLHTHVPLQHGTFSNSSLLWALSTLLQTPLKLRGTVPLDPSKDLFTFNPQQLENLLAQASSDDSNGSLLFLQVDNRPCSRLPSTCFPYAIEAANFLRAATSSTRVSVPSHPELKAIISVRGVGEEIGGREEDPVEEKEDTNDGVTPPWIWAVIGVATGLVLALVLIVVLVIRRVRRRRAEREGGGERVRHRSTVTENDSGANVAKAWAQHTPHREQRGRTGREKGRNGIKKKKAKEAEKKRRREPLGEDALRLRPLKKDLDIGSDTDFTQSSMEDINRSICDHRTQEQKHYRSPPSHPQSPIQAPLLAPPRGWERNAVPSTHHRTPNQSASVQWCGPDGSVVLIRAVRSGLDRVVLELLRAGVPVNNTDHTGRSALHWACSVNHLSLTRTLTRYGAAVDLQDNKGETALFLSALHGCYDTARFLLLNGANQDLSDRRGRRALDVAREGMHHQVLELLLAHRVQRGPIPMEQANDMLWDEHAFLYSQWVNSPGLPGRSASFSGVIGHRDMSSSPPSDLSMGRAQCPSPQNWRPQLNQSATALVTPRIMGRPPRPISTLQEVTSEDEDRERPQEVPRAATPHFLLPQPAPRQRSFSCTQNALQRRSSSQQPEPNYVALSEKIATEPIERVIVVPPTDAPTQSDRRSIVDSSDNPRRAAPEIEAASFKKAEQKARSEKLNNHMPDSNQTAL; from the exons ATGATGCTGGTGATGTGGACGGCTGTTCTGTTGGGTTTGAGCAGGTGCTGTCAAG CAGCAGCGTCTCCTGGTGGTGACCCCTGGGCCCAGTGTCCGTCCAGACAGTGTGAGGCCAAGTTTAGAGATGGGTCATGTGATAAAGAGTGCACCGAGCCCGAGTGTCTGAGAGACGGGTTCGACTGTCTGAGGGACAAAGGACGCTGCAA TTCAGGTCACATCCACTACTGCCGAGACCACTATTCCAACTCTTACTGTGACCAGGGCTGTGAAAGTGCCGCCTGTGGCTGGGATGGGAGTGACTGTCACAGGCACCACAGCCCTCTGTGGGCTAAGGGTACCCTGCTCCTGCACACCCACGTCCCCCTGCAACACGGCACATTTTCCAACAGTTCCCTTCTCTGGGCCCTCAGCACCCTCCTGCAGACACCCCTCAAACTGCGCGGCACGGTGCCCCTTGACCCCAGCAAGGACCTCTTCACCTTTAATCCCCAGCAGCTCGAAAACCTGCTGGCTCAAGCTTCTTCTGATGACTCAAACGG TTCACTCCTATTCCTGCAAGTGGATAACAGGCCGTGCTCCCGTCTTCCTTCTACCTGTTTCCCGTACGCCATCGAAGCAGCTAACTTCCTGCGGGCTGCTACGTCATCGACTCGTGTGTCGGTCCCCTCTCACCCAGAATTAAAGGCCATTATTAGTGTAAGAGGGGTTGGGGAGgaaataggagggagagaggaggacccAGTTGAGGAAAAGGAGGACACTAATGATG GAGTAACACCTCCATGGATATGGGCTGTGATCGGCGTGGCAACGGGCCTGGTACTGGCTTTGGTCTTgattgttgtcttggtgatcagaAGGGTGAGACGACGACgagcggagagggagggaggaggagagagggttaggcaCAGATCCACTGTCACTGAGAATGACAGCGGAGCCAACGTGGCCAAGGCATGGGCACAGCACACACCCCACCGAGAGCAGAGGggcaggacagggagagagaaaggcaggaaTGGGATAAAGAAGAAGAAAGCGAAGGAGGCTGAGAAGAAAAGACGCAGAGAGCCACTGGGGGAGGATGCCCTTCGACTGCG GCCCCTGAAAAAGGACCTGGATATTGGAAGTGACACTGACTTTACCCAGAGTTCTATGGAGGACATCAACAGGTCCATCTGTGACCACCGAACGCAAGAGCAGAAGCACTACCGCAGCCCCCCGAGCCACCCACAATCACCCATACAAG CTCCACTTTTAGCCCCCCCAAGAGGATGGGAGAGAAATGCTGTCCCGTCGACACATCACAGAACACCCAATCAA TCTGCTTCGGTTCAATGGTGTGGTCCAGATGGGTCAGTGGTCCTGATTCGTGCGGTCCGGAGTGGGCTTGACCGTGTGGTTCTGGAGCTGCTACGAGCTGGGGTGCCGGTCAACAACACAGACCACACTG GGAGATCAGCCCTCCACTGGGCATGCTCAGTTAACCACCTCTCCTTGACAAGAACCCTCACTCGCTACGGTGCTGCGGTGGAcctacaggacaacaag GGTGAGACTGCTCTGTTCCTCTCCGCCCTTCACGGTTGCTACGACACCGCCCGGTTCCTGCTCCTGAACGGGGCAAATCAGGATCTGTCTGATCGCAGAGGACGCCGGGCACTGGATGTTGCCCGAGAGGGCATGCATCATCAAGTCCTGGAGCTCCTATTAGCTCACAGGGTTCAGAGAGGGCCTATTCCTATGGAGCAAGCCAATGATATGCTGTGGGATGAGCATGCCTTTCTGTATAGCCAATGGGTGAATTCCCCTGGGCTCCCTGGGAGAAGTGCCTCCTTCTCTGGTGTCATAGGGCATCGGGATATGTCTTCGTCTCCACCAAG TGATTTATCAATGGGCAGAGCGCAGTGCCCTTCCCCTCAGAACTGGCGGCCACAGCTCAACCAATCAGCAACCGCATTGGTTACCCCAAGAATCATGGGGCGTCCACCAAGACCAATCAGCACTCTACAGGAGGTTACCTCAGAGGACGAAGATCGTGAAAGGCCCCAGGAAGTCCCGAGAGCAGCGACACCGCACTTCCTGTTACCCCAGCCTGCTCCTCGACAGCGGTCCTTCTCCTGTACCCAGAATGCTCTGCAGCGTCGCTCCAGTTCACAGCAGCCCGAACCGAATTATGTTGCCTTATCAGAGAAAATAGCCACTGAGCCCATAGAAAGAGTGATCGTAGTCCCTCCTACAGATGCTCCCACCCAATCAGATCGCAGATCAATAGTCGATAGTAGCGACAACCCCAGGAGGGCAGCGCCAGAGATTGAGGCAGCAAGTTTTAAAAAGGCAGAACAGAAAGCCCGAAGTGAGAAGCTAAATAACCACATGCCTGACTCTAACCAAACAGCTTTGTAA